A part of Paenibacillus sp. 481 genomic DNA contains:
- a CDS encoding bifunctional 2',3'-cyclic-nucleotide 2'-phosphodiesterase/3'-nucleotidase — MTKTTRQKFAALLLSASLVVGTLSLSVSPVSADSDPVLKLRLMETTDLHTNMVNYDYYQDKLVDEYGLAKTATLIKKARAEVKNSMLFDNGDLLQGNPLGDYVAKVKPLKDGETHPVYKAMNELNYDAANIGNHEFNFGLEHLDRSLKGAKFPYVNSNVYIDDKDKNPNNDKNRYTPYLILDRTFKDEEGNDVKLKVGVIGFVPPQIMNWDEAHLKGKVIAKDMVSTAKKFVPEMKKKGADIIVAIPHSGIGTEAPGANEENANLELSKIDGIDAILFGHSHAVFPGKGFENMKGVDAEKGLINGKPSVMPGFWGDNLGVIDLELTQENGKWKVKDSKTTVVPVFDKENKKPLVDADKTIVNAVKKEHDLTVKWVRSAVGKTTAPIHSYFALVQDDPSVQIVTNAQKWYVEKAVKGTELEGIPVLSAGAPFKAGGRQGVNYYTNIPTGTLAIKNVADLYVYPNTVKAVKINGTGVQEWLERSAGQFNQIDPKKKGEQALINEQFRTYNFDILDGVTYQIDVTQPSKYDADGKLINKNAKRIKNLSYKGKPIKATDKFLVVTNNYRATGGGSFPGIDGSNIVVDSQEETRQVVINYILEKKTINPTADKNWSFVPLKEKANVTFVTSPNAKAFAAKQPHLKFQSILESGFAKFSIDLSKKTK; from the coding sequence ATGACAAAAACAACAAGACAGAAATTTGCAGCTCTTCTCCTTTCCGCGTCTCTTGTAGTGGGAACGCTTTCACTATCGGTTTCTCCAGTAAGTGCAGACTCAGACCCCGTTCTCAAACTGCGTCTGATGGAAACAACGGATCTACACACAAACATGGTGAACTATGACTACTACCAAGACAAATTAGTTGACGAGTATGGTTTAGCAAAGACGGCTACTCTGATCAAAAAAGCACGCGCAGAAGTGAAGAACAGCATGTTGTTTGACAACGGCGACCTCCTGCAAGGTAACCCACTGGGTGACTATGTTGCAAAAGTGAAGCCGCTGAAAGATGGCGAGACTCACCCTGTATATAAAGCAATGAACGAATTGAACTACGATGCAGCTAACATTGGTAACCACGAGTTCAACTTCGGACTAGAGCATTTGGACCGTAGCTTGAAAGGCGCGAAGTTCCCATATGTAAATTCCAATGTGTACATAGATGACAAAGACAAAAATCCGAATAACGATAAAAACAGATACACACCTTATTTGATCCTAGACCGCACCTTTAAGGATGAAGAAGGAAATGATGTAAAGCTGAAAGTCGGCGTTATCGGTTTCGTCCCGCCACAAATTATGAACTGGGATGAAGCGCACCTGAAAGGCAAAGTAATCGCAAAAGATATGGTCTCAACAGCGAAAAAATTCGTACCTGAGATGAAGAAAAAAGGCGCAGACATTATCGTAGCTATTCCTCACTCCGGTATCGGTACGGAAGCACCAGGTGCGAATGAGGAAAATGCAAACTTGGAGCTTAGCAAAATTGACGGCATCGATGCGATTCTTTTCGGTCACTCTCACGCGGTGTTCCCTGGTAAAGGATTCGAGAACATGAAAGGCGTAGACGCTGAAAAAGGTCTTATCAATGGCAAGCCATCCGTAATGCCAGGCTTCTGGGGCGACAACTTGGGCGTCATCGATTTGGAGCTCACACAAGAGAATGGCAAATGGAAAGTGAAAGATTCCAAGACGACGGTAGTCCCTGTTTTCGATAAAGAAAACAAAAAGCCACTCGTTGACGCAGACAAAACGATTGTTAACGCAGTGAAAAAAGAGCATGATCTTACAGTAAAATGGGTTCGTTCCGCAGTAGGTAAAACAACTGCACCAATCCATAGCTATTTCGCTCTTGTACAAGATGACCCATCTGTACAAATCGTAACGAACGCACAAAAGTGGTATGTAGAAAAAGCGGTTAAAGGTACCGAGCTTGAGGGCATTCCTGTACTGTCTGCTGGTGCTCCGTTTAAAGCAGGCGGACGTCAAGGCGTGAACTACTACACGAACATCCCTACTGGTACGTTGGCAATTAAGAACGTAGCGGATTTGTACGTATATCCAAACACTGTTAAAGCAGTGAAAATTAACGGTACAGGTGTACAAGAGTGGCTTGAGCGTTCCGCTGGCCAGTTCAACCAAATCGATCCGAAGAAAAAAGGCGAGCAAGCACTAATTAACGAGCAATTCCGTACGTATAACTTCGACATCCTTGACGGCGTAACGTACCAAATCGACGTCACTCAACCATCGAAGTACGATGCTGATGGCAAGCTCATTAACAAAAACGCGAAGCGCATCAAAAACCTTTCTTACAAAGGTAAGCCTATCAAAGCGACTGACAAATTCCTAGTTGTAACGAATAACTACCGTGCAACTGGTGGTGGCAGCTTCCCTGGTATCGATGGTTCTAACATTGTGGTTGATTCCCAAGAGGAAACTCGCCAAGTCGTAATCAATTACATCTTGGAGAAAAAGACGATCAACCCAACAGCGGATAAGAACTGGTCTTTCGTTCCGCTTAAAGAGAAAGCAAACGTAACGTTCGTTACATCGCCAAATGCAAAAGCATTTGCAGCTAAACAGCCTCACCTGAAATTCCAAAGCATTTTGGAGTCAGGCTTCGCGAAATTCAGCATTGATTTGTCCAAAAAGACAAAGTAA
- a CDS encoding nucleoside deaminase: MDSNYQNLLLAFEEAELAKAEGTYPIGAVIVDSNGQVVSRGRNRVFSECDCTAHAEVDAIRKAGNKLLDLQAKRFIKNDLTIYTTCEPCPMCTCTILLSGIKKVVWAANDNEYGAMSKMKDGPHFLKQFNTITYIAAPYLDLENRQRSLLEEWNKSRGMENTEWQQLTAQE, encoded by the coding sequence GTGGACAGCAACTATCAGAATTTATTATTAGCATTTGAGGAAGCAGAACTAGCAAAAGCGGAAGGAACTTATCCAATCGGTGCTGTAATTGTTGATTCGAATGGTCAAGTTGTTAGTAGAGGCAGGAATCGAGTGTTCTCGGAGTGCGATTGTACCGCCCATGCCGAGGTAGATGCCATTCGCAAAGCGGGAAACAAGTTGCTCGATTTACAAGCGAAGCGATTTATTAAAAATGACCTTACGATCTATACAACATGTGAACCATGTCCCATGTGCACGTGTACCATTTTGTTATCTGGGATAAAGAAGGTCGTATGGGCAGCAAATGATAATGAGTATGGTGCGATGAGCAAAATGAAGGACGGGCCTCATTTTCTAAAACAATTTAATACCATTACATATATTGCTGCTCCGTACTTAGACTTGGAAAATAGACAGCGATCCTTGCTGGAAGAATGGAATAAAAGTCGAGGAATGGAGAATACGGAGTGGCAGCAGCTTACTGCACAGGAATAA
- a CDS encoding DUF2569 family protein has translation MERHTAWQSLSSNRQFWSFVYFQGGLLILLQAPLTMAFFNTVGFWMDFLFSAAPERQQELVPTLDPAYYTSTLATIVVITSVFQTIVNSIFSIVNFIFFFRRKKIFPHIYIGYLLFTFIMHVVTIAIYYQTPDVWLMERERLITWLIVYTITCLIGIPYFLFSKWVKVVFIR, from the coding sequence ATGGAGAGGCACACAGCATGGCAGTCATTATCCTCGAATCGTCAGTTCTGGTCGTTTGTATATTTTCAAGGGGGATTGTTAATTTTACTGCAGGCCCCTTTAACAATGGCTTTCTTTAATACTGTGGGTTTTTGGATGGACTTCTTATTTTCCGCAGCACCAGAGAGACAGCAGGAGCTCGTTCCAACATTGGATCCTGCTTACTATACATCTACACTTGCAACGATCGTGGTGATTACAAGTGTATTTCAAACGATTGTAAATTCAATATTTTCAATTGTTAATTTTATTTTCTTTTTTAGACGGAAAAAGATTTTCCCGCATATTTACATAGGGTATCTTCTGTTTACTTTCATCATGCACGTTGTAACCATAGCTATCTATTATCAAACACCAGATGTTTGGTTAATGGAAAGAGAAAGGTTGATAACGTGGCTTATTGTGTACACAATAACGTGCTTAATCGGCATTCCTTATTTTTTGTTTTCGAAGTGGGTAAAAGTGGTGTTTATTCGTTAA
- a CDS encoding iron chaperone — protein MEVFAEYLAKIDHPQHRDRTEGALAWVTKKFPSLMPKMAWNQPMFTDHGTYIIGFSVSKQHLAVAPESVGISHFSDEIVRAGYDHTKQLVRIKWDSPVDFTLLEKMIEFNILDKADCSTFWRQ, from the coding sequence ATGGAAGTTTTTGCGGAATATTTAGCGAAAATAGATCACCCGCAACATCGGGATCGAACGGAAGGAGCGCTGGCTTGGGTAACTAAGAAATTTCCAAGCTTAATGCCGAAAATGGCGTGGAATCAGCCTATGTTTACCGATCATGGGACATATATTATTGGCTTTAGCGTATCTAAACAGCATTTGGCTGTTGCCCCTGAAAGTGTGGGGATCAGTCATTTTTCTGATGAAATTGTGAGGGCTGGCTATGATCACACCAAGCAGTTGGTGCGTATCAAGTGGGATAGCCCGGTTGATTTCACATTACTTGAGAAAATGATTGAGTTTAATATTTTGGATAAGGCAGACTGTTCGACTTTTTGGAGGCAATAA
- a CDS encoding aminoglycoside N(3)-acetyltransferase, giving the protein MTQRTLITKDRMKADLKILGVEKGMALIVHSSLKSIGKVVGGPVSVILALEEAVGESGNIVMPTQTEQLCDPAEYGQDYSEEELNIIRDGMPLFYPDLTPTSYMGYIPETFRKQHGVYRSSHPHVSFAAWGTDAKYITEHHPLDYALSEQSPLGKIYELNGYILLLGAPTDSNSSLHLAEYKQENTFIKPKIWDVKLDIDGEEKWTTYTDINNSSDDFNQILDDFIRDTNDVVEGKIGEAKSYLVPMRKIVDYAVHWMNKNRVS; this is encoded by the coding sequence ATGACACAGCGAACACTCATTACGAAAGATAGGATGAAAGCTGATTTAAAAATATTAGGTGTCGAAAAAGGAATGGCGCTTATTGTGCATTCTTCATTGAAATCAATTGGGAAAGTAGTGGGCGGTCCTGTATCCGTCATCCTTGCCTTAGAAGAAGCAGTTGGTGAATCAGGTAACATCGTCATGCCTACCCAAACCGAGCAACTATGTGACCCTGCTGAATACGGGCAAGATTATTCAGAAGAAGAGCTTAACATCATAAGAGATGGCATGCCGTTATTTTACCCTGACCTGACACCAACATCTTATATGGGCTACATACCTGAAACATTTAGAAAGCAACATGGTGTCTATCGAAGCTCTCATCCGCACGTGTCCTTTGCCGCTTGGGGAACAGATGCCAAGTATATTACTGAACATCATCCATTAGATTATGCATTAAGTGAACAGTCGCCATTAGGAAAAATATACGAGTTAAACGGCTATATTTTATTGCTTGGAGCGCCAACCGATTCCAATTCTTCCTTACACTTAGCAGAGTATAAACAAGAAAATACATTTATAAAACCAAAAATATGGGATGTAAAATTAGACATTGATGGTGAGGAAAAATGGACTACTTATACAGATATTAATAATTCATCAGATGATTTTAATCAGATACTTGATGATTTTATTAGGGATACCAACGATGTCGTAGAGGGCAAAATAGGCGAAGCAAAAAGTTATTTAGTACCTATGAGAAAAATAGTGGACTACGCTGTTCATTGGATGAATAAAAATAGGGTATCCTAA
- a CDS encoding AAA family ATPase: MEHPSIILVTGIMASGKSTVAQLLSERFAKSVHVRGDMFRKMIVNDRKEVEPDAGYDEMEQLRLRYRQAAQVADTYVQAGFTVVVQDVVIGPMLNEFISLVQSRPFYVVVLNPSSEAVTEREATRSKTGYVAWTVDALNSVLENETPRIGMWLDSSEWTPEETVEQIWARWQDEALVMK, encoded by the coding sequence ATGGAACATCCAAGCATTATTCTCGTGACAGGGATCATGGCAAGCGGGAAGTCTACAGTTGCACAGTTACTATCCGAACGATTTGCGAAGTCCGTGCATGTACGAGGAGATATGTTCCGGAAAATGATTGTGAATGACCGCAAGGAGGTGGAGCCAGACGCAGGATATGATGAGATGGAGCAATTACGGCTCCGGTATCGGCAGGCCGCACAGGTTGCGGATACGTATGTTCAAGCCGGATTTACAGTTGTTGTACAGGATGTTGTCATTGGTCCGATGCTGAACGAATTTATTTCATTGGTACAAAGCCGTCCCTTCTATGTTGTCGTGCTTAATCCTAGTTCAGAGGCTGTAACCGAGCGAGAAGCTACTCGTTCCAAAACAGGCTACGTGGCGTGGACCGTGGATGCTTTGAACAGCGTACTGGAAAATGAAACGCCGCGCATCGGGATGTGGTTAGACTCTTCGGAATGGACACCTGAGGAAACGGTTGAGCAGATTTGGGCGAGATGGCAAGATGAGGCGCTTGTAATGAAATAA